Proteins encoded together in one Marinithermus hydrothermalis DSM 14884 window:
- a CDS encoding glycosyltransferase, protein MRGFSLALRNGIWNLMGTAASSIAGILASILIIRSLTPEEYGRLSYYIWLAGLLSSLGVLSFPVALTKLTAELRGRERLEEGQALIRWVAKGLLGANFLLGLLIAVWALQAPPQARFFLWIIAILPVINALGRLLFSSFWGHERYKPTAFALGVAALTQLLLTFLAYTQGWGIRGFFVAMLSVHLVALGVLALYARIRPPLVRARTALHPSPGTRRRFWVFAAPITILAVIEMIVWQRSEVFFLERFSTAAQIGYYNLAFTVYALCIGLGVALMNGYFPSISRNYGAKQWTRVQEQIRQGILLANLYAVPLSLGALATLQGVVLLLFGAKMLPAVPAAYILFAGLVPAMTLSVFGLALSAINRPWALIPLGVATSVLNLGLDLLLIPSRGAVGGAMANTLAQATFALGAYFVLQRVLRRTLGASRPLPIVPWRALAGVWAVGLGSAYLGPYWIQAQLPGGVGVGLAVPLATLLYLLVIWRLGYYRALRTPPAGDTALRYRILHILGDRYLPKDPDAEATGGLTRVALELAWRQRRDGHEVWVVTVGARRWQGEWRGVRLVSLRFAPLPPLPLKGRRLAFQMHLPYVFLTWRHRFDIVHGHQYYYARWLRAGGRVLHFHNDPCPPRFDHARALSADDLKVIARYGDALVAVSRFVADELERGLRQARTEGYVVVVYNGVDLERFFPERWAEARVRLRREWGVPDEATVFAYVGGIIPQKGVLHLARAFERLAQRTRDVYLVLAGGSALWRSEFGRSSEGRTYEEEVRHTLASLQKEGRVRFLGVVPPTTLPAVYAAADVGVTPSVFREPAGLVALEAQASGRPVIASRIGGLPEMVAPDGGVLVPPGDEPALEEAMWRFSRDRARREAMGREALRWAERFSWVRASETLAALYGRILGGGEVLAPKHEHK, encoded by the coding sequence ATGCGCGGTTTTAGTCTCGCGCTGCGAAACGGAATCTGGAACCTGATGGGCACCGCCGCCTCCTCGATCGCGGGGATCCTGGCCTCCATCCTGATCATCCGCAGCCTGACCCCTGAGGAGTACGGTCGGCTGAGCTACTACATCTGGCTCGCGGGGTTACTGAGCAGCCTGGGAGTGCTTTCCTTCCCGGTCGCCTTAACCAAGCTCACCGCGGAGCTGCGGGGGCGCGAGCGCCTAGAGGAGGGGCAGGCCCTCATCCGCTGGGTGGCGAAGGGGCTTTTAGGGGCCAACTTCCTCCTCGGGCTGCTCATCGCGGTGTGGGCCCTTCAAGCCCCGCCTCAGGCGCGTTTCTTCCTATGGATTATCGCGATCCTTCCCGTTATCAACGCGCTTGGACGCCTTCTCTTTTCCTCGTTCTGGGGACACGAGCGGTACAAGCCCACGGCCTTTGCGCTGGGGGTCGCCGCCCTAACGCAGCTACTCCTAACCTTCCTGGCCTACACCCAGGGATGGGGAATCCGCGGGTTTTTCGTCGCCATGCTGTCCGTGCACCTCGTTGCGCTCGGGGTGCTCGCGCTCTACGCCCGGATACGCCCCCCTCTCGTCCGCGCGAGAACCGCCCTCCACCCCAGCCCTGGAACCCGAAGGCGTTTCTGGGTGTTTGCCGCGCCCATCACCATTCTCGCCGTCATCGAGATGATCGTGTGGCAGCGCTCGGAGGTCTTCTTCCTCGAGCGTTTCAGCACCGCCGCTCAGATCGGGTACTACAACCTGGCCTTCACCGTCTACGCCTTGTGCATCGGGTTGGGGGTTGCCCTTATGAACGGGTACTTCCCCTCGATCTCCCGAAACTACGGCGCGAAGCAGTGGACGCGCGTCCAGGAGCAGATCCGGCAGGGGATCCTGCTCGCAAACCTGTACGCGGTGCCCCTCAGCCTGGGAGCGTTAGCGACCCTCCAGGGGGTGGTGCTCCTCCTCTTCGGTGCGAAGATGCTCCCGGCCGTTCCTGCGGCTTACATCCTCTTCGCGGGCCTGGTGCCCGCCATGACGCTCAGCGTGTTCGGGCTTGCACTCAGCGCCATCAACCGGCCCTGGGCCCTGATTCCCCTAGGGGTGGCTACCTCGGTGCTTAACCTCGGTCTGGACCTGCTCCTCATCCCCTCGAGGGGAGCGGTGGGGGGGGCGATGGCCAACACCCTGGCGCAAGCGACCTTTGCCCTGGGCGCGTACTTTGTGCTGCAACGGGTGCTCCGTCGTACGCTTGGGGCGTCGCGCCCGCTACCGATCGTGCCGTGGCGTGCGCTGGCCGGGGTTTGGGCGGTGGGCTTGGGGAGCGCGTACCTAGGGCCGTACTGGATTCAAGCCCAGCTGCCCGGCGGCGTCGGGGTGGGCCTCGCGGTGCCTCTGGCCACCCTGCTTTACCTCCTGGTCATCTGGCGGCTGGGGTACTACCGAGCGTTACGGACCCCGCCGGCTGGGGACACGGCCTTACGCTACCGCATCCTCCACATCCTGGGTGACCGCTACCTACCGAAGGACCCTGATGCGGAAGCGACCGGAGGCCTGACCCGCGTGGCCCTCGAGCTGGCGTGGCGGCAGCGGCGGGACGGGCACGAGGTCTGGGTCGTGACTGTAGGGGCGCGCCGCTGGCAAGGAGAGTGGCGGGGGGTGCGCCTCGTGTCCTTACGATTCGCGCCGCTCCCCCCCCTGCCCCTTAAAGGGCGGCGCCTCGCCTTCCAGATGCACCTCCCGTACGTGTTCCTGACCTGGAGGCACCGCTTCGATATCGTGCACGGCCACCAGTACTACTACGCGCGGTGGTTGCGGGCCGGAGGGCGCGTGCTGCATTTTCACAACGACCCGTGCCCCCCGCGCTTCGATCACGCGCGGGCCCTCAGCGCGGACGACCTCAAGGTGATCGCGCGGTATGGTGACGCGCTGGTAGCCGTAAGCCGCTTCGTGGCCGACGAGCTCGAGCGCGGCCTGCGTCAGGCGCGCACGGAAGGGTATGTGGTTGTGGTGTACAATGGAGTAGATCTAGAACGCTTCTTTCCGGAGCGTTGGGCGGAGGCGCGCGTGCGGTTGCGCCGGGAGTGGGGAGTGCCCGACGAGGCCACGGTCTTCGCGTACGTGGGCGGCATCATCCCGCAGAAGGGCGTGCTCCACCTGGCGCGCGCGTTTGAACGGCTCGCGCAGCGCACGCGCGACGTGTACCTGGTGCTTGCGGGGGGAAGTGCGCTATGGCGCTCTGAGTTCGGGCGCTCGAGCGAAGGCAGGACCTACGAAGAGGAGGTGCGTCATACCCTGGCTTCACTTCAAAAGGAGGGACGCGTGCGGTTCCTAGGGGTGGTGCCCCCCACCACCCTGCCCGCCGTGTACGCCGCGGCAGACGTCGGCGTGACCCCCTCCGTCTTCCGGGAGCCTGCGGGACTGGTGGCCCTCGAGGCGCAGGCCTCGGGCCGGCCCGTGATCGCCTCCCGGATCGGGGGGCTTCCGGAGATGGTCGCCCCGGATGGGGGGGTGCTGGTGCCGCCGGGGGATGAGCCGGCCCTCGAGGAGGCCATGTGGCGTTTCTCTCGGGACCGCGCGCGTCGTGAAGCCATGGGTCGGGAAGCCTTGCGGTGGGCGGAGCGGTTCTCCTGGGTCCGCGCGAGCGAGACCTTAGCGGCTTTGTACGGGCGGATCCTGGGTGGGGGTGAGGTTCTTGCGCCTAAGCACGAGCATAAGTAG
- a CDS encoding UvrD-helicase domain-containing protein → MRVRVASAGTGKTTALVRRYLELLEAHPPHRVAAVTFTRAAAAQLKSRIYAGFSVLEREGAYYGYVPPPERLPRLFSLKEAVLAAPIHTIHGFFAELLRLVAPAMGLDPDFQVLSAGDATGVFREEVRALLYLRGEDPGLEAPLMHLYEKRALARELRPAGPGAERLWALFRAAERRYLARLGGRALGPADVELRAVQMLTEPPNGALERIRGRYAHVLVDEYQDTNPLQGQAFEALEAAGVSIEVVGDPKQSIYAFRNADVAVFRRALRRGVVEAPLAVSYRHAPGLVSFLNRLTQAFAERGWGFGPEEAPEVRSARSEGGRIELHWVTGEAALAELRQGEARVLAARLRALHDAGRPWREMAVLIQSRGSLPALEAAFEAWGVPFVTAQARGFYGLLEVRDLYHALRVGFDARAHLSLAAFLRGPFGGLSPRAVDAILAAEDPLAALEAYPEVAARVAEIRTWVRQTAPFEALKRLVRTRFLGGKSYLEWLSPAARANVDALLLEFSRNPPARIEALLARLEELRWADEAGEVPAGGEDAVRVVTVHAAKGLEWPVVAVFDLSRKRAHPGAPVFVRPEDGRFATREDPDFTEYQKAWEAREAEEAYRLFYVAASRAAEHLILTGSVALKPDQEGRLAARFYGESWARTLWALEVDAWPEVRARRWELKEVPAAPRVQRKEVQPPAGVPALMRPVRPGRYPPVYSPSALKAERAEALEVDCVDPEASAGGDARAVGILTHYAIAQNWGPDDPEHFENLRAQEVMLAYAPEEQERLLAEVRELLRAYRALLGRELPWPRDEDYPELPLALPHAGTVWEGVIDRLYRVGDRWYLEDYKTDRTPRPERYAFQLALYRRGVREAWGIEPEVRLVFLRTREVVCLEPRLLEEAFQRGVGEAEPI, encoded by the coding sequence GTGAGGGTTCGCGTCGCTTCCGCCGGCACCGGGAAAACCACCGCCCTCGTGCGGCGGTACCTCGAGTTGCTGGAGGCGCACCCCCCCCACCGGGTGGCCGCGGTGACCTTCACCCGCGCGGCGGCCGCGCAGCTTAAGAGCCGGATCTACGCGGGGTTTTCGGTGTTGGAGCGCGAGGGGGCGTATTACGGGTACGTCCCGCCCCCCGAGCGTCTTCCCCGCCTTTTCAGCCTGAAGGAGGCGGTGCTCGCCGCGCCCATCCACACGATCCACGGTTTTTTCGCTGAGCTGTTGCGCCTGGTCGCGCCCGCTATGGGACTGGACCCGGACTTCCAAGTGCTTTCCGCGGGGGACGCGACCGGCGTGTTCCGCGAGGAGGTCCGCGCCCTGCTCTACCTGCGAGGGGAGGATCCGGGCCTCGAGGCGCCCTTGATGCACCTCTACGAAAAGCGCGCCTTAGCGCGAGAACTCCGCCCTGCAGGACCGGGGGCGGAACGGCTGTGGGCGCTGTTCCGCGCCGCGGAACGCCGGTACCTGGCCCGTCTCGGCGGGCGGGCTTTGGGGCCGGCGGATGTCGAGCTCCGGGCCGTACAGATGCTGACCGAACCCCCAAACGGCGCGCTTGAACGCATCCGGGGCCGGTACGCGCACGTCCTGGTGGACGAGTACCAGGACACGAACCCCTTGCAAGGCCAGGCCTTCGAGGCCCTCGAGGCCGCCGGGGTTTCGATCGAGGTGGTGGGGGACCCGAAGCAGTCCATCTACGCTTTCCGCAACGCGGACGTCGCCGTCTTTCGCCGGGCCCTGCGCCGCGGCGTGGTTGAGGCGCCCTTGGCCGTCAGCTACCGGCACGCTCCGGGCCTCGTGAGCTTCCTCAACCGCCTCACCCAGGCTTTCGCTGAGCGCGGCTGGGGGTTTGGGCCGGAGGAGGCCCCTGAGGTGCGCTCTGCCCGCTCGGAAGGGGGACGGATCGAGCTGCACTGGGTTACGGGCGAGGCCGCGCTTGCCGAGCTGCGCCAGGGGGAGGCCCGGGTGCTCGCCGCGCGCCTGCGGGCCCTGCACGACGCGGGGCGTCCCTGGCGCGAGATGGCCGTCCTGATCCAAAGCCGCGGCAGCCTCCCCGCCCTCGAGGCCGCCTTCGAGGCGTGGGGCGTGCCCTTCGTGACCGCGCAGGCCCGGGGGTTCTACGGCCTGCTGGAGGTGCGGGACCTGTACCACGCCCTCCGCGTGGGATTCGACGCGCGCGCCCACCTCTCCCTTGCGGCCTTCTTACGGGGGCCGTTTGGGGGACTGAGCCCCCGCGCGGTGGATGCGATCCTCGCCGCGGAGGACCCCTTGGCCGCCCTCGAGGCCTACCCCGAGGTGGCCGCGCGTGTGGCGGAGATCCGCACCTGGGTGCGGCAGACCGCGCCGTTTGAGGCCCTTAAGCGCTTGGTGCGCACCCGGTTTTTGGGGGGGAAGAGCTACCTGGAGTGGTTGAGCCCCGCGGCTCGAGCGAACGTGGACGCCTTGCTGCTGGAGTTTTCCCGGAACCCTCCGGCGCGTATCGAGGCGCTGTTGGCCCGCCTCGAGGAGTTGCGGTGGGCGGACGAGGCGGGGGAGGTGCCCGCGGGTGGTGAGGACGCGGTGCGCGTTGTGACGGTGCACGCGGCGAAGGGGTTGGAGTGGCCGGTGGTCGCGGTGTTCGACCTGAGCCGCAAGCGCGCGCATCCGGGCGCGCCTGTGTTCGTGCGCCCTGAGGACGGTCGATTTGCGACCAGGGAGGATCCGGACTTCACCGAGTACCAAAAGGCTTGGGAGGCCCGCGAGGCGGAGGAGGCCTACCGCCTCTTTTACGTCGCGGCCTCCCGAGCGGCGGAACACCTGATCCTGACCGGGAGCGTCGCCCTCAAACCGGATCAAGAGGGGCGGTTGGCGGCCCGGTTTTACGGGGAAAGCTGGGCGCGGACGCTTTGGGCGCTGGAGGTGGACGCGTGGCCTGAGGTGCGGGCCCGGCGCTGGGAGCTGAAGGAGGTTCCCGCCGCGCCGCGCGTTCAACGCAAGGAGGTCCAACCGCCCGCGGGGGTGCCGGCATTGATGCGCCCGGTCCGGCCGGGCCGCTACCCGCCCGTGTACTCCCCCTCAGCCCTCAAGGCCGAGCGTGCAGAGGCTCTCGAGGTGGACTGCGTGGATCCCGAAGCCTCCGCTGGGGGGGACGCCCGCGCGGTGGGCATCCTCACGCACTACGCGATCGCCCAGAACTGGGGGCCCGACGACCCTGAGCACTTCGAGAACCTGCGCGCTCAGGAAGTGATGCTCGCTTACGCGCCTGAGGAGCAGGAGCGCCTCCTCGCCGAGGTACGTGAACTGCTCCGAGCGTACCGCGCCCTTTTAGGGCGCGAACTTCCCTGGCCCCGCGACGAGGATTACCCCGAACTGCCCCTAGCCCTGCCGCACGCGGGCACGGTCTGGGAGGGGGTGATCGACCGGTTGTACCGGGTGGGGGACCGGTGGTACCTGGAGGATTACAAGACCGACCGCACCCCCCGTCCCGAACGGTACGCGTTCCAGCTCGCCCTGTACCGCCGGGGGGTTCGGGAAGCGTGGGGGATCGAGCCCGAGGTGCGCCTGGTGTTTTTACGGACCCGGGAGGTCGTCTGCCTCGAGCCCCGCCTCCTGGAAGAAGCTTTCCAGCGTGGGGTAGGGGAGGCCGAGCCGATCTAG
- a CDS encoding cold-shock protein — translation MQRGRVKWFNATKGYGFIEREGDSDVFVHYTAINGTGFRTLNEGDIVTFEVEPGRPGKGPQATNVTVVEPAEH, via the coding sequence ATGCAAAGAGGCCGAGTCAAGTGGTTCAATGCAACCAAGGGGTACGGGTTCATCGAACGCGAAGGGGACAGCGACGTGTTCGTCCACTACACCGCGATTAACGGCACCGGGTTCCGCACCCTGAACGAGGGGGACATCGTTACGTTCGAGGTCGAACCGGGCCGTCCTGGCAAAGGACCGCAAGCCACGAACGTGACGGTCGTCGAGCCGGCGGAGCACTAA
- a CDS encoding 4'-phosphopantetheinyl transferase superfamily protein, translating into MPILAVGTDLVSIPRIRGVYTRHPVRFLERHFTAVERAYCLSKPDPAPSLAARFAAKEAFQKCWPEPHGWREVWVEMEGRRPVLRFAPRIQARMREAGWVAHLSLAHEREHALAVVVIEQVDAREKT; encoded by the coding sequence ATGCCGATCCTCGCCGTGGGTACGGACCTCGTCTCTATCCCGCGCATTCGCGGAGTGTACACCCGGCATCCGGTGCGCTTCCTCGAGCGGCACTTCACCGCTGTGGAGCGCGCGTACTGCTTGAGCAAGCCCGACCCGGCCCCTTCACTCGCCGCCCGGTTCGCCGCAAAGGAGGCGTTCCAAAAGTGCTGGCCGGAACCGCACGGGTGGCGAGAGGTGTGGGTAGAGATGGAGGGCCGACGGCCCGTGCTGCGTTTCGCGCCACGCATCCAAGCGCGGATGCGGGAAGCGGGCTGGGTGGCGCACCTGAGCCTCGCGCACGAGCGGGAGCACGCCCTGGCGGTGGTAGTGATCGAGCAGGTGGACGCGCGGGAAAAGACGTGA
- a CDS encoding OsmC family protein: protein MDKKKLIVHHITGHRFLGINENGDKVVIDGDQPAMGLRPMELLLAALAGCTAYDVVDIMQKKRQPLARYRVEVEGERAETHPRRYTRITLTHYGAGPNVTEEALWRAATLSHEKYCSVSASLNAEIEVRVVVEPWNEEA from the coding sequence ATGGACAAGAAAAAGCTGATCGTGCACCACATCACGGGACACCGGTTCCTCGGCATCAACGAAAACGGCGATAAGGTCGTGATCGACGGGGACCAACCCGCCATGGGCTTACGCCCTATGGAGCTCCTCCTCGCCGCGCTCGCCGGATGCACCGCCTACGACGTGGTGGACATCATGCAAAAAAAACGCCAACCGCTCGCGCGCTACCGCGTCGAGGTCGAAGGCGAACGGGCCGAGACTCACCCCCGCCGCTACACCCGCATCACCCTCACGCACTACGGGGCCGGGCCGAACGTGACGGAAGAAGCCCTCTGGCGCGCGGCGACCCTCTCTCACGAAAAGTACTGCTCGGTCTCCGCCAGCCTGAACGCCGAGATCGAGGTGCGGGTGGTGGTCGAGCCCTGGAACGAGGAAGCCTAG
- a CDS encoding glycosyltransferase family 4 protein, which translates to MTELAIDVTPLQSEHRWRGVGVYVRELVSWIEREAPLKPVYLASTVARDALEGLVPPERTVYLYRPHRPAQVYWVYNEAFLRQGLRKTRPKVFFAPDFNGLVLNPHGKTVAALHDLSALKLARENGHRPFPPSLSEGLSALRWRVYYRKLARVDHIIARSETVKADAMQLLGIPPEKLSVVCQGLNRALFTPSTGKGPYATHPPYFVHLGGRNANKNQARILEAFARIALEFPEVHLYFAGPWNPSDLRWLEAERQRLGLADRVRHLGYVRDEEVSSLYGNAVALVFPSLEEGYGLPVLEAMASGGPVITSNRSSMPELAGEAAMLVDPLSVTEIARAMRALLVDPALRERYRQLGLRRAAAYSWQAFAEETLRVLVGLL; encoded by the coding sequence ATGACCGAACTCGCGATTGACGTGACGCCCCTACAGTCCGAGCACCGTTGGCGCGGCGTCGGGGTGTACGTGCGCGAGCTGGTCTCGTGGATCGAGCGGGAAGCTCCCCTCAAGCCCGTGTACCTCGCCTCCACGGTCGCACGCGACGCGCTGGAGGGCCTCGTGCCGCCCGAACGCACCGTGTACCTTTACCGCCCCCACCGGCCAGCTCAGGTGTACTGGGTGTACAACGAAGCCTTCTTGCGCCAGGGCCTCCGGAAAACCCGCCCCAAGGTCTTCTTCGCGCCGGACTTCAACGGGCTCGTCCTCAACCCCCACGGCAAAACCGTCGCGGCACTCCACGACCTGAGCGCCCTCAAGCTCGCCCGGGAGAACGGGCACCGCCCCTTCCCCCCAAGCCTCAGCGAAGGCCTCAGCGCCCTCCGGTGGCGCGTCTATTACCGCAAGCTCGCCCGCGTCGACCACATCATCGCCCGCAGCGAAACGGTCAAGGCGGACGCCATGCAGCTGCTCGGCATCCCCCCTGAAAAGCTCAGCGTCGTCTGCCAAGGCCTCAACCGCGCGCTCTTCACCCCCAGCACCGGCAAGGGCCCCTACGCCACGCACCCCCCTTACTTCGTCCACCTCGGGGGACGCAACGCGAACAAGAACCAAGCGCGCATCCTCGAGGCCTTCGCCCGGATCGCTCTGGAGTTCCCCGAGGTGCACCTGTACTTCGCCGGGCCCTGGAACCCCAGCGACCTGCGATGGCTCGAGGCGGAACGCCAGCGGCTCGGCCTCGCCGATCGGGTGCGGCACCTGGGGTACGTTCGGGACGAAGAGGTCTCCAGCCTGTACGGGAACGCCGTCGCCCTGGTGTTTCCCTCCCTCGAGGAGGGGTATGGTCTCCCGGTTCTGGAGGCCATGGCTAGCGGCGGCCCGGTGATCACCTCGAACCGCTCCTCCATGCCGGAGCTGGCGGGCGAGGCCGCGATGCTGGTGGATCCCCTGTCGGTCACGGAGATCGCCCGCGCGATGCGCGCGCTTCTCGTTGATCCGGCCTTGCGGGAGCGCTACCGGCAGCTGGGCCTCCGCCGCGCTGCCGCGTACTCTTGGCAGGCGTTCGCGGAGGAAACCCTTAGGGTGCTGGTGGGCCTGCTTTAA
- a CDS encoding SDR family oxidoreductase → MDLGLKGKTALVTGASQGIGKGVALALAREGARVMVTARNAERLEALVEEIRAAGGEAAYFAGDLSAPETVDALYQATLERFGPVEVLLGNTGGPAPGPAEALEEAAWREAAELLFYPMVRLVRRVLPEMKARQWGRILFITSLSVKEPIPNLALSNALRAAVTGFAKTLSTEVAPYGITVNCLGPGYTRTERLVHLFEDRAQRQGIPVEEAYRAQEAQIPMRRLARVEEIADVAAFLLSERASYVTGQTLVVDGGATHALL, encoded by the coding sequence ATGGACCTCGGATTAAAGGGAAAAACCGCACTCGTTACCGGCGCCTCCCAGGGCATCGGGAAAGGCGTGGCGCTGGCCCTCGCCCGGGAAGGCGCGCGGGTCATGGTCACCGCCCGAAACGCTGAACGGCTCGAGGCCCTCGTCGAGGAGATCCGCGCGGCCGGCGGGGAAGCCGCTTACTTTGCCGGGGACCTCTCCGCCCCTGAGACCGTGGACGCGTTGTACCAGGCCACACTCGAGCGCTTCGGTCCGGTGGAGGTCCTGCTTGGCAACACGGGTGGCCCAGCTCCAGGCCCTGCGGAAGCCCTAGAGGAGGCGGCGTGGCGTGAGGCGGCCGAGCTGCTGTTTTACCCGATGGTGCGGCTCGTGCGCAGGGTGCTTCCCGAGATGAAGGCGCGCCAGTGGGGGCGCATTCTCTTCATCACCTCCCTCTCCGTGAAGGAACCTATCCCGAACCTGGCGTTATCCAACGCGCTTCGCGCCGCAGTGACCGGTTTCGCGAAGACCTTGAGTACCGAGGTCGCTCCGTACGGGATCACGGTGAACTGTCTGGGACCGGGGTACACCCGGACGGAACGCCTGGTGCACCTCTTCGAGGACCGGGCCCAACGGCAAGGCATCCCGGTGGAGGAAGCCTACCGCGCGCAGGAAGCCCAAATCCCGATGCGGCGGCTCGCGCGCGTCGAGGAGATCGCGGACGTCGCCGCGTTCCTGCTCTCGGAGCGCGCCAGCTACGTGACCGGCCAAACCCTCGTGGTGGACGGCGGCGCTACGCACGCCCTACTCTAA
- a CDS encoding GNAT family N-acetyltransferase, which produces MPVVSHLEYQPVTAADAPIVQALYQLSPTYFHLIAMEIPDLSDVEREVETLLQDERRRAYLIYAGNTPVGYLDYKVHYPEEGEATISLLLIAEPYQKRGYGTQAVADLEVLLKGQVRRLYAVVYGNNPPARRFWERQGFRYLKDGGVTLTWFAKEL; this is translated from the coding sequence ATGCCTGTGGTGAGCCACCTGGAATACCAACCGGTAACCGCCGCCGACGCCCCTATCGTCCAGGCGCTGTATCAATTAAGCCCAACCTACTTCCACCTCATCGCCATGGAGATCCCCGACCTGTCCGACGTGGAACGCGAGGTTGAAACCCTTCTCCAGGACGAGCGACGACGCGCCTACCTGATCTACGCCGGAAACACCCCGGTCGGGTACCTTGACTACAAGGTGCACTACCCCGAGGAAGGCGAGGCCACCATCAGTCTGTTGCTGATCGCGGAACCCTACCAAAAACGCGGGTACGGCACCCAAGCCGTGGCCGACCTCGAGGTCCTCCTCAAAGGCCAGGTGCGCCGCTTGTACGCGGTCGTGTACGGGAACAACCCACCGGCCCGCCGCTTCTGGGAACGCCAGGGGTTCCGGTACCTTAAGGACGGCGGGGTCACCCTCACCTGGTTCGCCAAGGAGCTCTGA